A window of Rhododendron vialii isolate Sample 1 chromosome 13a, ASM3025357v1 contains these coding sequences:
- the LOC131313215 gene encoding uncharacterized protein LOC131313215 has protein sequence MLLRSSSTPVLGSLLSSFSETPNHHHHYHNSDPYATLKHPPTAVHQKLSFHHSGPLNYAQFSINSSPISPSISDLSVGTNNGFRRAQSEGNLEVLIASDPCKSDDEFSIIPKPPKKFISRRPNWSHLETIPSFHSHNARNRYEDDIDSEEEEEDERLEREEFEGTNGGCFQNSMEGEEKYVGVRNRALNLEKQSMGLDEEIRLLVKEHSDPEMYLAGGLGVDSFDIGFGGGSHHNNGGSGGCGGAAGGGSGEGNQPGVEEHYKRLVEENPGNPLCLRNYAQFLYESKGDLRRAEEYYSRAILADPKDGDVLSQYAKLVWELHRDLDRALSYFERAVHAAPADSHVHAAYASFLWETEEDEDGDDTCVLPSHYQNGAMASATTGALFD, from the exons aTGCTGCTTAGGAGTTCTTCAACACCAGTTCTTGGATCCCTCCTCTCTTCCTTCTCAGAAActcccaaccaccaccaccactaccacaactCCGACCCCTACGCCACCCTCAAGCACCCACCGACCGCCGTGCACCAGAAGCTCTCTTTTCACCATTCCGGGCCCCTAAACTACGCACAATTTTCGATCAACTCCTCTCCCATCTCTCCTTCCATCTCTGATCTATCTGTTGGTACCAACAATGGGTTCCGAAGAGCTCAGTCTGAAGGAAATCTGGAAGTATTAATAGCCAGTGATCCTTGCAAAAGTGATGATGAATTCAGTATCATTCCAAAACCGCCCAAGAAGTTTATTTCGCGGAGACCAAATTGgtcccatttggaaacaatccCATCTTTTCATTCTCACAATGCGAGGAATAGGTATGAAGATGACATCGACagtgaggaggaagaagaagatgagcgGTTGGAGAGAGAAGAATTTGAGGGAACTAATGGTGGGTGTTTTCAGAATTCAATGGAAGGAGAGGAAAAATACGTGGGCGTGAGAAACAGGGCACTGAATTTGGAGAAACAGAGTATGGGTTTGGATGAGGAAATCAGACTTCTGGTAAAAGAGCATAGTGATCCAGAGATGTATCTTGCTGGAGGGCTTGGGGTTGACAGTTTTGATATCGGTTTTGGTGGAGGAAGTCATCATAACAATGGTGGTAGCGGCGGTTGTGGTGGTGCTGCTGGTGGAGGTAGCGGCGAGGGGAACCAGCCCGGCGTTGAGGAGCATTACAAGAGGCTGGTGGAGGAAAATCCAGGCAATCCTTTGTGCTTGAGGAATTATGCTCAATTTCTATATGAA TCCAAAGGAGATCTAAGGAGGGCAGAGGAATATTACTCCAGGGCAATATTGGCAGATCCTAAGGATGGTGATGTACTGTCTCAGTATGCTAAACTGGTGTGGGAGCTCCATCGTGATCTAGATAGAGCTTTAAGCTACTTTGAACGAGCAGTTCATGCCGCCCCTGCGGACAG CCATGTTCACGCGGCATATGCTAGTTTCTTGTGGGAAACAGAGGAAGATGAGGATGGAGACGATACCTGCGTTTTGCCCTCACATTACCAAAATGGAGCCATGGCTTCTGCAAC AACTGGAGCCTTATTTGATTAG